DNA from Octopus sinensis unplaced genomic scaffold, ASM634580v1 Contig01901, whole genome shotgun sequence:
CAATCCACGTCCTTTCAATTAGCAAGATATTGATACTTTTTCCCCATAACTTTATCGCTCGCAAGAAAAGTCTGAATTTATGGGGGCAAGGCACAAGTGACAATATTTGGTCAGTCACTCGGGACCCGTTTAAAGATACCACACACTTGTGGTGAATATTTTTAAGTATAGATTGATTTCTCAATTCCTGGTCTTCTCCCACAGAGGAGGAGGCCAATGAGGCAAACAACAAGTCTATGGGCACACCGTTGTACTGCAGAGTGATCAGAGGCACAAATGCATCTTCAATTGCCTATTAAAAAACTAGAAATTAAATACTGTAATATTATCGACACCGGGCTGTTCGGCCAACAAATTATAAAAGGAAGTGAAAAAATCAGTTCGGTCCACAAAGAAGGGGGCCACACATAGAATATCAATATCCCCGTCACGCGTGTGCACTCCCAGGCGATATGAACCAAAGGTGAATAACTTTCCCCCTGCATTTTGGGCAATCTCCACAGGAATGTTCTACTGTCAAGAATATAAACTAACCTTTTCTAAACTTCTTTCGATCACCCATAATTTAAATATTGTGTTTAGTTCTTTCAGAACTATCATCCGCTTAGTCATACCCTCATCAGTCTCAAATACATTCATGCTCTGTAAATATTCAACCAGGTCTTGGGTATGTTTGACAGCGGCTTCACCACAAGCCCttaaacttagtggttcggtaattCCCATGTATTGTTTACCACCTTCAATCATCTGCACAACACCCAACAAGCTCCCTgcagatttattttttatattaaattttagttttacaaatatattatt
Protein-coding regions in this window:
- the LOC118760924 gene encoding LOW QUALITY PROTEIN: poly(A) polymerase beta-like (The sequence of the model RefSeq protein was modified relative to this genomic sequence to represent the inferred CDS: substituted 2 bases at 2 genomic stop codons) is translated as SLLGVVQMIEGGKQYMGITEPLSLRACGEAAVKHTQDLVEYLQSMNVFETDEGMTKRMIVLKELNTIFKLWVIERSLEKVSLYSXQXNIPVEIAQNAGGKLFTFGSYRLGVHTRDGDIDILCVAPFFVDRTDFFTSFYNLLAEQPGAIEDAFVPLITLQYNGVPIDLLFASLASSSVGEDQELRNQSILKNIHHKCVVSLNGSRVTDQILSLVPCPHKFRLFLRAIKLWGKSINILLIERTWIVF